One part of the Gemmatimonadaceae bacterium genome encodes these proteins:
- a CDS encoding fumarylacetoacetate hydrolase family protein yields the protein MNTPSKIVCIGRNYVDHAKELGNDVPVEPLFFLKPPSAIIGDGDAIILPPQSDRVEFEGEIAIVIGQTLTKATEAQAIAGIAGVVALNDVTARDLQFKDSQWTRAKGFDTFCAVGTPKSGSFDFASLEVVTRVNGVERQRAKGSDMVFSVPFLLSYVSHVMTLVPGDLVATGTPAGVGKLAAGDVVEVEIVGVSTVKNPVRG from the coding sequence ATGAACACCCCCAGCAAAATCGTCTGCATCGGCCGTAACTACGTCGACCACGCCAAGGAACTCGGCAACGATGTCCCCGTCGAGCCGCTCTTCTTCCTCAAGCCGCCGTCGGCAATCATCGGTGATGGCGACGCCATCATCCTCCCGCCGCAATCCGACCGCGTCGAGTTCGAGGGGGAGATCGCGATCGTCATCGGCCAAACGCTCACCAAGGCGACCGAGGCCCAGGCGATCGCCGGTATCGCCGGCGTCGTGGCGCTCAACGATGTGACGGCGCGTGACCTTCAGTTCAAGGACTCGCAGTGGACCCGCGCCAAGGGGTTCGACACCTTCTGCGCCGTCGGGACTCCGAAATCCGGGAGCTTCGACTTCGCCTCGCTCGAGGTGGTGACGCGCGTGAATGGGGTCGAGCGCCAGCGGGCCAAGGGGTCGGACATGGTCTTCTCCGTCCCGTTCCTTCTGTCGTACGTCTCGCACGTGATGACGCTGGTGCCGGGCGACCTCGTCGCCACGGGGACGCCGGCCGGGGTGGGGAAGCTGGCCGCGGGAGACGTGGTGGAGGTGGAGATCGTGGGTGTCAGTACGGTCAAGAACCCCGTTCGGGGGTAG